The Malus domestica chromosome 10, GDT2T_hap1 nucleotide sequence ATAGATGAGAACATGGACGGAGCCAATGAAGGCTCAGTGGGGGCAGATGTCCCCACTcaagtaatttgtttgtttagttGCAGAttacaattatataatatacacggattatctttgaagaaaatatatgtatctaATATCCAGCATACATTCATTCTACTTATACTccatatcaaatattatatgagcAATAGTGCTTTTGTTCTGTCattcaaaccgaaaaaaacctcTCCCGCCTATcatgtatttatatttttctcattactttgccactttccactactatattgaaatttttgtaacattggaATTGTAATACATCATCATTTGAAACCATCCTTAATATCATATTGCGTATAACCATATTATAATAAGATTTTCTTAGTTGTTTTCGGTTGCCCCTACTGGAAGAAATTTCTGACTTCGTCCCTGGATGAGAATAACCAAGAAAAAAGGAAATCTGTTCCTTGTTGATTCCTACGTAATACTCGTGTTAATAGAACGGAAGATAATAAAATCTTACTTTTACTTGAACAATAAAAAATTGCCCTAACAAATCTAGGCTTGAAACTCTCTTAAAAGTAGAAATCTTTATGGACTTTCTATCATCTTATATTTTTCGCGCATTGTTTTATAATGTTTGCAATATAATTAACGTTAAACTATGAGACGGCAAACAACCCGTAAAGAGTCCCAATACAATGAACCTAGTATCAAATGCTAATGATGACTTTAAGATAATCCTAGTACATGGAATATTATTAAAGCCAAAATTACTTTATAACGCAATGCATGGACTTCTTCGTGCATAACTTTATCACAATAATTCATGTACGTAAGGTCTACTTTGTCTGCCTCATTAAGAATGGCAACAAAATAGGTTAATTCACGTCTATTTTTGTTTCAGATTAATGTTTTCAATAccacatagttttttttttttaacatacgaTAGTATCTACACAAAGAGGTACAGGAGTGGGCTAAACCTTACAATGGACTTGccataataatgtagttcaacttCGCATTTGTTGAGAATCGAAcaaaaaatctctcacttacaaatgaagaagaatatcaccgTAATATTTGAATACCACATAGTTAAAAGTGAGGCAATTGATATACATATCTAACTCCTTGTTTAAACAATtattcatcatatatttttaattgagCGAATTTTTGTAATCCCTTGCTTCAAATGAGTGTTGATTGGAAAACACATTCTTAACCCTCAAATATGGTTATGTGGCGAATATTACGATCCTATTATGGGAGTTGTTATTTACaccctataaaaaaaaaatttttatcacaaatagtctTTAAAATTGACCTTACTCCTCACTTTAgttattgaaattgaaaatcgatcattGCCGTACCACAAATCAATGTCGTCCCCCATTCGTTTATTTTTCTGTTACTTTGATAACGTGTCCGACCTGGGAACCCATACAACCAATAGTATGGTGCCACATGGACTAAACTTtttaaaaagagagaagatttaaaatcatcaacaaaactcaaaaaaaaaaaaaaaaaggaacacgACCAACCCAGCTCCTTCAAAAGTTGATAATGCCGACAGAAAAGAAAACTTCTTCAAATCAAGAAGAGACTCTCATTTTCTGGGCTTTAATTTCAGGTTCTTCTCCAAAGCACCAGAGTCAAGCAGCGAGGTTACGGGAGAGGTTCGGTTGGGCTTgaactctccctctctttcctaTGAATTCTTAAcacgtgttttaatttcatttttgggATTTCCTTTTTCGcaaattgattttgattttaattttcggcAATCCGATTTGAGATGGAGGCGTTgggttcatttttatttttgtttatttatcttactttttttcagttttgttaatgagtttttaaatcttaaatcaatttttaaaaattattccACGTGGCATCACATCATTGGTCGTATGGGTCTCATGTCATGTGTGGCATGTCATCAAAGTAACTGAAAAATTAACGGAATGCGACAGGGACAACATTTATTTGTGGTACCAAATTTCAGAAACAGCATTGATCGAtttcaatttcagagaccaaAATAAGGAATGAGgttaatttcaaggaccatttatgataaaaattcaaaaaaaataataataaatgcaTGAGAGCTTGAATCGATTTCCTAAATTCTCTCTTTTCCATTTAGGAAaagctttcttctttttcatctaAAAAGAAGGCCCAAATATGAAGAAGAATTAGAAATCCCGAGTCCAGTTTTAAGATATGGTTACCATCCGAATACCCGATCTACAACCCGATCCGAATGAGGCGCAACAAGATTTGCACCGAAACACCGCCTCCCGTAACAGAACGACTCCGAAGTTCTCGCGTTGAAGGCTGAAGAGAGCTCAGGCGAAGCACGAACAAGAACAAAAGCAAATTTCACGGACTTCATTTCAATCATGGCTTCCGACGATCCCAAAGCCGTAGAAGCAGAGCCGCCGCCGTCGTCTTGGAAGGAGCGCATCGTCTTCCCCACTCTCCTAGCTGGGATTCTCGGCGGAGGAGCTGGGTTGGTCTCCAAGCATCGAAAAGTCATGGGTCTCCCGACCAGTTGCGCTACCTATGCTGCCAATTTCGCCATAGTTACCGCTTGTTACTGCGgtaaatttcattgctttgttcTTAAATTTTGTTCTCTGGCTTCGGATTTAAGTACCCATATGGTTTGATTGGTTCGTGTTTGTTAAAATGTCTGAGAAGGAATGTTGGATGGTGAGGGAGTGACGGAAATGTAATGGGTTTGTTTGGATTTGGCAGGGGCTCGTGAATATGTGGGAGTAACTCGAAAAACTGGACCTGATGATCTGGTGAACTCTGCAATTGCTGGGTTTGGTACTGGTGCCATACTCGGGCGTCTTCAGGGTGAGATTCCTTCAATCTGTATCTTCTGTATGTGTTTGAGGAAGAATGACTTTGGTGTAATCAGATTGTGTACACTTTTATTGTTTGTGATCGAAGCAATGTGATGGGTAATAGCTGAAATTTCCAATACCTTTCGACCTCTCGGCTCGTGGCTTGGACTTGTGTCATTCATTTGTAGTGGGTTGGGGGTCTATATGATCTAACCTGGGGTAATCTGGGAGCACGTAATATGTTTTGGCTATTAGGAATTACTTTGGCTTGGAAAGATTTCATGAGTTCGGTTTACCTGATGCGAGCTCAATTGCTGAGCTGTAAGTTACGTAGTCTGCTTAGAAGAACTGGAAATTTTCTGTTTCGAATGAAGCTTGGATGTTGCTTGACCAGGACTCTGGACTTATTTCCAGAAGTAGAGAATCCATCCACTGCCAGCTTTAAGCAGGACATCAATAATCGAGAGAGAGAAATGCTCGTTTAAGGTCTTGAGTGATTGGGTGGGGCTTGCTGTATGTCGAGCAATTACAGTATACTCACAGTAGCTTTACTCTCGGATTTCCCCTCCCAAGCGTTGGGCATCCTTTAAATCTGAAAAGCCCAAATCTACTAAGTCTCTCAAACCTCCTGAATCATCAGCACAAATGTCTCGACTCACAAGCTGCATCGCTAAACTTGTAGTTGCTAGCATATTTGTTAATTGTCTGCTTTATTGTTCATACCACTTTGAAATCATCCCTCTTGCCATATGTGGTTTAACTGTTTTGTTCATTGGTTTATAGGTGGTCGAATTGGTGCTGTCCGCTACTCAATCATCTTTACCGTTGTTGGGACAACTGTGGATTATGCTACAATTAGACTAAGACCTGTGTTAAAGAGCTACAAGGAATCTATGCTTGGGAGTAATGACGGTTCACAGAAGAATGAGGGTTGGCTGAAAATGCCTGACTGGTCTCCTATCAAAGTACTTGATGAGGAAGCCCTTGCTGCAAAACAGGCTCGTGAACAAAAGGTGCATGCACAGAGGGTAGCACTTGGTAACCTAAGCAAAGAAGAGTCCTAAAATTTTGTGGCATGTAACTTGAACTTTCATATATCTCAATAATAAGGTTTCGGGGCATGCTTCCTTGAGGTTTACTTGCCTTTGTGTTTGCCATCGTATCTCCCGCTTTAGGGatgaattttcaatttctacTTGTATGTAGAAGATAGAAATAGGAAAGGAGATTATTGACTTTTGGAATCAAACATTCACATTTATTGGCCAAGTGTTTGCACTCTCTACCATGGATGCCGTCTATTCGTTACCCTAAAGTCTGATAGCAGTACTGTTTTTGCAACTCTTGGCTTCCTAGGAGAACAAGTTACAATGAGCAGATTCACCACCATTGTGGCGTTCCAGTCCAATAATGAATTGTCATATGAAGGAAAACTTACACATTgtaaaaatgttttaaaaaacgCACCTAGGCGGCTTTGGTGGTGGGGCGACCATGAAAACGCCTCTGCCCAGCAGGATTAGAATTAAACTCGCCTAGATGGCTAGATGTGGTCGAGGCGTGCTTGAGGCGTTCGACTAGGGCTCCTTTTTTTGAAGTTGCTgaaatctaaattttttttagttgcaAAGCCAGCTGCACTTCGAAGAAGATGAAAAAGACGACGCCGTTGCgagtggtgttttttttttgttgacgtcacattttatttatacttctttttctttttaaactaACCCACTTTTGCTGATATTTGTTAAACGACCATATTCCTTTACGTtagactttttatttttaatattattttatatatctcaaaaactgaaaataaggCATTTCTATAAAAGCATCTTATAAATCCTTTTCTTACAAAATGTGATTGGCttgtttttactattttttttttgtaacgtTATTATTCTTTACTTGAACAAAACATCATATtattcttgtttttctcttttaagaCTGTGGGTCTTGTGAGGCATCCTAAGGCTTGAAGGCTTTCGCCTAGGGCAGGCTATTCATGAAACACCTCGTCTACACCTttaccttttaaaacattgcatTGTAATGCATTTTGGACTAGAATGATGAACCTCTTTGATGCAAGTTCTCTTGTCCAAGGCAATGTTTCTGCTCCTTTGTTTTCTCATCAAATAAAGGAAACTTTTGGCAAATACAGAACTTCAGTGAGATTTACTTTTGCAGGTTTGCGTCTGGCCCCTCCCTaccactaatgatcactcggcTCACCATTTTCTTGTGTTTAATCAGACCCCGAAACGGAACACCCAAATACCACACCACATTACAAATTGCAACATTTTGGGTCTCCCGCTGAGGGGCCTCTCGGCCAAAAGCGAGAGAAACACTATCcctctgtttcttttttttgcaCCCCATGACCACAGGAAAGGGGACGCGGGGAGGTAAGAAAGGGGATCCTACCAAATTGTTCCAAACCTACGATAATAAGCTCATGAACTTAGTCTTACTTCAC carries:
- the LOC103418675 gene encoding uncharacterized protein; this encodes MASDDPKAVEAEPPPSSWKERIVFPTLLAGILGGGAGLVSKHRKVMGLPTSCATYAANFAIVTACYCGAREYVGVTRKTGPDDLVNSAIAGFGTGAILGRLQGGRIGAVRYSIIFTVVGTTVDYATIRLRPVLKSYKESMLGSNDGSQKNEGWLKMPDWSPIKVLDEEALAAKQAREQKVHAQRVALGNLSKEES